The Geobacter sp. AOG2 genome includes a window with the following:
- a CDS encoding protein-glutamate O-methyltransferase CheR: MSISDNDFLQLRDFIYNICGMYFHTTKKYFLESRLARRMEATGTKTHTEYYQLLKSPRGAEELKYLMDEITTNETYFFRNVPQLTALETKLLPEIVETKNKMGFRKLRIWSAGSSSGEEAYTMSMMLLEKRATLLKDWIIEIVGTDINETVISQAKEGVYNAYSVRNIPEVYKRKYIKEENGKFLLSPEVKKFVTFNKLNLYDDSKMIFMKSFDFIFCANVLIYFDTASKSKVVQHFYNNLQPYGYFFVGQSESLHGVNDKFKTVHFPGGFTYKK, translated from the coding sequence GTGTCAATATCAGATAACGATTTTTTACAACTGCGCGACTTTATCTACAACATTTGCGGAATGTACTTCCATACCACCAAGAAGTACTTTCTGGAGAGCCGTCTTGCCCGGAGAATGGAAGCCACCGGCACGAAGACGCATACGGAATATTATCAGCTCCTCAAATCGCCCCGCGGCGCCGAGGAGTTGAAGTACCTGATGGATGAGATCACCACCAATGAAACCTATTTTTTCCGCAATGTGCCGCAACTGACGGCCCTGGAAACCAAGCTCCTGCCCGAAATCGTCGAGACCAAGAATAAAATGGGATTCCGCAAGCTGCGCATCTGGAGCGCCGGCTCCTCCTCGGGGGAAGAGGCCTATACCATGTCCATGATGCTGCTGGAAAAACGGGCGACGCTCCTCAAGGACTGGATCATCGAGATCGTCGGCACCGACATCAATGAAACCGTCATCTCCCAGGCCAAGGAGGGCGTTTACAACGCCTATTCGGTCCGCAATATCCCCGAGGTCTACAAGCGAAAGTACATCAAGGAGGAGAACGGCAAGTTCCTCCTGTCGCCGGAGGTCAAGAAGTTCGTTACGTTCAACAAGCTCAACCTGTACGACGACTCCAAGATGATCTTCATGAAAAGCTTCGATTTCATCTTTTGCGCCAACGTGCTGATCTATTTCGATACTGCCTCCAAATCCAAGGTCGTCCAGCACTTTTACAACAACCTGCAGCCATACGGTTACTTCTTTGTAGGCCAATCCGAGTCCCTGCACGGGGTCAACGACAAGTTCAAGACCGTCCATTTCCCCGGTGGCTTCACCTACAAAAAGTAG
- a CDS encoding HDOD domain-containing protein, with product MDKLAMIKRAEELVGTIEELPTIPVVATQVLLLLDQPDVRVEDVADLMLTDQVMTARVMKMVNSPVFKPGHEITSLRLALVYLGLKHIRELALTTSLINAFDSDTGTFEISAFWEHSFGVGMVSKIIAGKIGYPDLEKAYIGGIIHDLGVVFLSQYQREEFQAVLDSIKDKPVKLVDAEAERLGTTHCEIGLCMARKWNFPEVYCELISCHHAPAEATIDPVLCAIVNLSDLFCSVRELNYGGREWVSFNLSEEEAWQILRNEAPNLANLDVERFCYELDDAIPDVRELVRSIFNSQEQAGD from the coding sequence ATGGACAAGCTCGCGATGATAAAGAGAGCGGAAGAATTGGTCGGCACGATCGAGGAACTGCCGACGATTCCGGTGGTCGCCACCCAGGTGCTGCTCCTGCTTGACCAGCCCGATGTGCGCGTCGAGGATGTGGCCGACCTGATGCTGACCGACCAGGTCATGACCGCCCGGGTGATGAAGATGGTGAACTCGCCGGTTTTCAAGCCGGGCCACGAGATCACCTCCCTCAGGCTGGCGCTCGTCTATCTCGGTTTGAAGCACATCCGTGAACTGGCCCTCACCACGTCCCTGATCAATGCCTTTGACTCCGATACGGGTACTTTCGAGATCAGCGCTTTCTGGGAGCACTCCTTCGGGGTCGGGATGGTCTCCAAGATCATCGCCGGGAAGATCGGTTATCCGGATCTCGAAAAGGCCTACATCGGCGGCATCATCCACGACCTGGGCGTGGTCTTTCTGAGCCAGTACCAGCGCGAGGAGTTCCAGGCGGTGTTGGACAGCATCAAGGACAAGCCGGTCAAACTGGTGGATGCCGAGGCCGAACGGCTGGGCACGACCCACTGCGAGATCGGCCTGTGCATGGCCCGGAAATGGAATTTCCCCGAGGTGTACTGCGAACTGATTTCGTGCCATCATGCCCCTGCGGAGGCGACCATCGACCCGGTCCTGTGCGCCATCGTCAACCTGTCCGACCTGTTCTGCAGCGTGCGGGAGCTCAACTACGGCGGGAGGGAGTGGGTCAGCTTCAATCTGTCCGAAGAAGAGGCCTGGCAGATACTCAGGAACGAGGCTCCGAACCTGGCGAACCTCGACGTGGAGCGGTTCTGCTATGAGCTGGACGACGCCATTCCCGACGTCAGGGAACTGGTCCGCTCGATTTTCAATTCACAAGAACAGGCGGGGGATTGA
- a CDS encoding chemotaxis response regulator protein-glutamate methylesterase — protein MLTSRTGKTRVLIVDDSSFMRMAIRSVLSKEPTFDIVGTAADGMEGVEKAIALKPDVITMDVEMPRMDGIAALRQIMAKAPTKVLMVSTLTNEGARATFEALDAGAIDYIPKNVTDSTEAQNIFREELLRKVREAGKSHFGRIAPPSPTRPAGVSPVAAPPTRPTVSRFTGKKINYVGIGASTGGPVALQEVLSRIPVNFPYGIIVGIHMPKAFTGPYADRLNAKCSMTIREAVDGDVLKPGLALIAPGGMHTTLVRQGTSVIVKTVPTSAYPQYVYIPSVDLMMSSMAEATNGSMLGVILTGMGNDGFKGMQLLKSKGGLTIAQDEATSTIYGMPKACVEGGVADEVLPLGQIGFEISKFMG, from the coding sequence ATGCTTACTTCCCGAACCGGAAAAACACGGGTACTGATCGTCGACGACTCTTCGTTCATGCGCATGGCGATTCGCAGCGTACTCTCCAAAGAGCCTACCTTCGATATCGTAGGTACGGCGGCAGACGGCATGGAAGGGGTGGAAAAGGCCATCGCCCTCAAGCCGGACGTCATCACCATGGACGTCGAGATGCCCCGCATGGACGGTATCGCCGCCCTGCGGCAGATCATGGCCAAGGCGCCCACCAAGGTGCTCATGGTCTCCACCCTGACCAACGAAGGGGCCAGGGCCACCTTCGAGGCCCTTGACGCCGGTGCCATCGACTACATCCCCAAGAACGTCACCGACTCGACCGAGGCCCAGAACATCTTTCGCGAGGAATTGCTGCGCAAGGTCCGGGAGGCCGGCAAGTCGCACTTCGGCCGCATCGCACCCCCCTCCCCGACGCGGCCTGCCGGCGTCAGCCCCGTTGCCGCACCGCCGACCCGCCCCACGGTATCGCGGTTCACCGGCAAAAAGATCAATTACGTGGGGATCGGGGCCTCGACCGGGGGACCGGTGGCTCTCCAGGAAGTGCTGTCCCGCATCCCCGTCAACTTCCCCTACGGCATCATCGTCGGCATCCATATGCCCAAGGCGTTTACCGGCCCGTATGCCGATCGCCTGAACGCCAAATGTTCCATGACCATCCGCGAGGCGGTGGATGGCGATGTGCTGAAACCGGGGCTGGCGCTGATCGCTCCCGGCGGCATGCATACCACCCTGGTCCGTCAGGGCACGAGCGTCATTGTCAAGACGGTCCCCACCAGCGCCTATCCGCAATACGTGTACATCCCCTCGGTGGACCTGATGATGTCGAGCATGGCCGAGGCGACCAACGGCTCCATGCTGGGGGTCATCCTGACCGGCATGGGCAACGACGGGTTCAAGGGGATGCAGCTTTTGAAAAGCAAGGGCGGCCTGACCATCGCCCAGGACGAGGCGACGTCCACCATCTACGGCATGCCCAAGGCCTGCGTCGAAGGCGGGGTGGCCGATGAAGTGCTGCCTTTGGGGCAGATCGGGTTCGAGATATCCAAGTTCATGGGGTAG